From the genome of Pseudomonas putida:
CGGCCAGGCACGGGAGGCGCGTCTTGTGGCCGAACTGCAGGCCCTTGAAGCCGCGAGAACGGTCGAAGCTTCTTAATGTAGAAATGCGTGAGCGGAGAGCGCCGAATGATCGACCATCTGGACCACCTTGTACTGACCACCACCGATCTTCACGCCTGCAAGGACTTCTACGTGCGGGTGATGGGCATGCAGCTGGAAACCTTTGGCGCCGGGCGCCTGGCCTTTCGTTTTGGCAACCAGAAAATCAACATCCATGAGCGGGGGCGGGAGTTTGAGCCCAAGGCTCATCTGCCGGTGCCGGGCGCGCTGGATCTGTGTTTCATCGCCAGCATGGAGCTGGAGCAGGTCATCGCTCATTTGCAAGCGCAGCAATGGCCAATCGTCGAAGGACCGGTCCAG
Proteins encoded in this window:
- a CDS encoding VOC family protein, coding for MIDHLDHLVLTTTDLHACKDFYVRVMGMQLETFGAGRLAFRFGNQKINIHERGREFEPKAHLPVPGALDLCFIASMELEQVIAHLQAQQWPIVEGPVQRTGATGPIRSVYVRDPDLNLIEISERL